A DNA window from Aminipila luticellarii contains the following coding sequences:
- a CDS encoding DUF362 domain-containing protein yields MMEKSKVALLVCKDYGEKHVDQAIKEGMDLLGGAEAFFEREEKILLKPNLLGKASPEKAVTTHPAVFKAVGKYLKEHGYNNLYYGDSPGNPIGASKVAAECGIKAPAEEAGILPADFSKGTQVSFDEGKKEKQFMISNGILECDGIINLCKMKTHQLERITGAAKNIFGAVYGLNKGAFHAKYTDADSFAEMIADLNNFLRPRLHIMDGILAMEGNGPQSGTPIKMNVILMSTDPIALDTVFCYLINLKPELVPTNRYGYEYGVGTMKAEEIEILTADGERTIEEAAETYGNKKYDVYRGTDKKTQIRLLQPIQPLLQKKPYILKEKCVKCGICVNSCPLEKKALELREYPKYDYSLCIRCYCCQEMCPQKAKLMDRNWKI; encoded by the coding sequence ATGATGGAAAAAAGTAAAGTAGCACTTTTGGTCTGTAAGGACTATGGAGAAAAGCACGTAGATCAGGCAATCAAAGAGGGGATGGATTTGCTGGGCGGAGCAGAGGCTTTTTTTGAGCGGGAAGAGAAGATTCTTTTAAAACCGAATTTATTAGGAAAGGCTTCTCCGGAAAAGGCGGTGACCACCCATCCTGCCGTATTTAAAGCTGTGGGGAAATATTTAAAGGAGCACGGATATAACAACTTGTATTATGGAGATTCGCCGGGCAACCCCATAGGAGCATCTAAAGTGGCGGCAGAATGCGGCATAAAGGCCCCTGCGGAGGAAGCGGGTATTCTTCCTGCGGATTTCAGTAAAGGGACGCAGGTTTCCTTTGATGAGGGTAAAAAAGAAAAGCAGTTCATGATAAGCAACGGAATTTTGGAATGTGACGGCATTATAAACCTATGCAAAATGAAAACGCATCAGCTGGAGCGGATTACGGGCGCAGCAAAAAATATTTTTGGGGCAGTCTATGGACTGAATAAAGGAGCCTTTCATGCAAAATATACGGATGCGGACAGCTTTGCCGAAATGATTGCAGATCTGAATAATTTCCTAAGACCTAGACTGCACATTATGGATGGTATCCTCGCCATGGAAGGAAACGGCCCTCAGTCGGGAACGCCCATTAAAATGAATGTGATTTTAATGTCAACGGATCCGATTGCATTGGATACTGTTTTTTGTTATCTCATCAATCTGAAGCCGGAGCTGGTTCCCACAAACAGATACGGCTATGAATACGGCGTAGGAACCATGAAGGCGGAAGAAATAGAAATTCTTACGGCGGACGGAGAGCGGACAATCGAGGAAGCGGCAGAAACCTATGGAAATAAGAAATATGACGTGTATAGAGGAACGGACAAAAAGACCCAGATCCGATTATTACAACCTATACAGCCGCTTTTGCAGAAGAAGCCGTATATCTTGAAAGAAAAGTGCGTAAAGTGTGGGATTTGCGTAAACAGCTGCCCGCTGGAAAAGAAGGCGCTGGAGCTGAGGGAGTATCCGAAGTATGATTATTCGTTGTGCATAAGGTGCTATTGCTGTCAGGAAATGTGTCCGCAGAAGGCGAAGCTGATGGATAGAAACTGGAAAATATAG
- a CDS encoding GntR family transcriptional regulator: METTIPTYIKIMQTIRQEIVSGVLEPDQKMASIKELSGKYHVNPNTVQRALANLEEEGLVKSRRTAGKYVTDNRLLIKSVRCKEARKITEEFLSSLEQLGIHPDELVSLFSEPKRTENVGTA, translated from the coding sequence TTGGAAACAACTATACCGACTTATATAAAAATAATGCAGACGATAAGGCAGGAAATTGTCTCAGGAGTATTAGAACCCGATCAGAAAATGGCTTCTATTAAAGAATTATCCGGAAAGTATCATGTCAATCCAAACACAGTCCAGAGGGCATTAGCTAATTTAGAAGAAGAAGGTCTGGTAAAATCCAGGAGAACTGCCGGAAAGTATGTTACAGACAATAGGCTTCTTATAAAAAGCGTCCGCTGTAAGGAAGCAAGAAAAATAACAGAAGAATTTCTTTCAAGCTTAGAGCAGTTAGGTATTCATCCGGATGAATTAGTAAGCCTTTTTTCAGAGCCTAAGAGAACAGAGAACGTGGGAACAGCATAG
- a CDS encoding SprT-like domain-containing protein, whose product MEYINDLYEKVLEEARDLKIPVSDQIKNDITINRRARSRFGCCKKIRKGSRETFEIELSYRLLDCEEKVIKQTLAHEVLHTCPGCDNHGALWKAYAGRMNERYGYHIKRTETAEGLGIKEETALRKRPQKENYVLVCKNCGVRISRTRMSNVVKHPSHYRCKCGGKLERIR is encoded by the coding sequence ATGGAATATATAAATGATCTTTACGAGAAGGTCTTAGAAGAAGCAAGAGATTTAAAAATACCAGTTTCAGATCAAATCAAAAATGATATTACGATTAATCGAAGGGCCAGAAGCCGATTTGGATGCTGTAAAAAAATAAGGAAGGGATCCAGAGAAACCTTTGAGATTGAATTGTCGTACAGATTGCTGGACTGCGAAGAAAAAGTGATAAAGCAAACACTGGCACACGAAGTACTGCATACATGCCCCGGCTGTGATAACCATGGAGCCTTGTGGAAAGCCTATGCAGGCAGAATGAACGAAAGATACGGCTACCATATAAAACGGACAGAAACGGCGGAAGGCCTGGGGATTAAAGAGGAAACGGCCTTAAGGAAACGGCCCCAGAAGGAAAATTATGTTTTAGTCTGTAAGAACTGCGGAGTTCGAATTTCAAGAACAAGGATGTCCAATGTGGTGAAGCATCCTTCCCACTACAGATGTAAGTGCGGAGGAAAGTTAGAAAGGATCCGGTAG
- a CDS encoding methylated-DNA--[protein]-cysteine S-methyltransferase, whose protein sequence is MKKIWYYSTLLGKIGIAEENHEITDLIFESPEIKNKKHLKESIAEEETELLKKAAVQLHEYLTGRRREFDLPLNPAGTAFQKKDWKALQTIPYGQTVSYGEIAKQIGCPKGARAVGLANNRNPIPVFIPCHRVIGADGRLVGYGGGIDKKVKLLEIEGIGVKDGKME, encoded by the coding sequence ATGAAAAAAATTTGGTATTATAGCACGTTGTTAGGCAAAATAGGTATAGCAGAAGAAAACCATGAGATTACAGATTTGATTTTCGAGAGCCCGGAAATAAAGAATAAGAAGCATTTGAAAGAGAGCATAGCGGAAGAAGAGACGGAGCTCTTAAAGAAAGCCGCGGTACAGCTCCATGAATATCTGACAGGAAGGCGAAGAGAATTTGATCTGCCGCTCAATCCAGCCGGGACTGCATTTCAAAAAAAGGACTGGAAAGCTCTTCAAACCATTCCGTATGGACAAACGGTCAGCTACGGAGAAATTGCGAAGCAAATAGGCTGCCCGAAAGGAGCCAGAGCAGTGGGGCTGGCCAACAACAGAAATCCTATTCCCGTTTTTATTCCTTGTCACAGAGTGATCGGTGCAGACGGAAGGTTGGTCGGATATGGCGGTGGAATAGACAAAAAAGTAAAATTGCTGGAGATAGAGGGGATAGGCGTAAAAGATGGGAAGATGGAATGA
- a CDS encoding GntR family transcriptional regulator, with protein MADIAEAQFNESIPIYLQLMERIKHDIISGSLTPGAKVDSVRDLAARFSVNPNTMQKALSELEREELLHAERTAGRFVTTNKLLIESIRYKEARNVTEGFIKQMKSLGYSEEEIIEFLPYSFKEEE; from the coding sequence TTGGCAGACATAGCAGAAGCACAGTTTAATGAGAGTATACCCATTTATTTACAGTTGATGGAGCGAATAAAACACGATATTATTTCCGGGTCATTGACACCGGGGGCAAAAGTAGATTCGGTAAGAGACCTTGCAGCACGATTCAGCGTGAACCCGAATACCATGCAAAAGGCATTATCCGAACTGGAGAGAGAAGAGCTGCTGCATGCGGAAAGAACCGCCGGCAGATTTGTAACGACGAACAAGCTTCTTATTGAGAGCATTCGATATAAGGAAGCCAGAAACGTTACGGAAGGCTTTATAAAGCAGATGAAAAGTCTTGGATATTCGGAAGAAGAAATAATTGAATTTTTACCTTATTCATTTAAGGAAGAAGAATAA
- a CDS encoding DNA alkylation repair protein gives MKRAEVRALLEQQAEENYKKFNDKLIPGVKNAIGVRMAPMKALAKQLSGEGYDEYFRELSNAPAEEIYYEEILLQGLTIGCIRVSTEERLKYIEAFIPKIDNWAVCDSFCAGLKFTKKEPEKIWSFIQLYLKNSQEFYIRFGVVMLMDYFIDEEHIETDLILLEQIDHEGYYVKMAVAWAISVCFVKFPDMTRAFFVKGKNGLDDFTYNKAIQKIRESYRVPKEDKEFLNQLKRKKTARK, from the coding sequence ATGAAGCGTGCAGAGGTTAGAGCATTGCTGGAGCAGCAGGCAGAAGAAAATTATAAAAAATTTAATGATAAGCTTATTCCCGGCGTAAAAAATGCTATCGGTGTAAGAATGGCTCCGATGAAGGCGTTGGCAAAACAGTTATCCGGAGAGGGGTATGACGAATATTTCAGAGAGCTGAGCAATGCGCCGGCAGAGGAAATTTATTATGAAGAAATTCTGCTTCAAGGGTTGACCATAGGCTGTATAAGGGTGTCCACAGAAGAACGATTAAAATATATAGAGGCGTTTATCCCCAAAATTGATAACTGGGCCGTCTGCGATTCTTTCTGTGCCGGACTGAAATTTACTAAAAAGGAGCCGGAAAAAATCTGGTCGTTTATTCAGCTCTATTTAAAAAATTCACAAGAATTTTATATCCGTTTTGGCGTTGTTATGCTGATGGACTATTTCATAGATGAAGAGCATATTGAAACCGATTTAATCCTTTTAGAACAGATCGACCATGAAGGATACTATGTAAAAATGGCTGTTGCTTGGGCAATATCTGTGTGCTTTGTAAAGTTCCCTGACATGACGAGAGCTTTCTTTGTAAAGGGAAAAAATGGATTGGATGATTTTACATATAACAAAGCCATTCAAAAAATCAGAGAGTCTTATCGAGTGCCTAAAGAGGATAAAGAGTTTTTAAATCAATTAAAGCGAAAAAAGACGGCTCGTAAATAA